The proteins below are encoded in one region of Phenylobacterium zucineum HLK1:
- a CDS encoding IS110 family RNA-guided transposase — protein MEITTIGLDLAKSVFQVHAVDAEGKVIVRKALRRAQVLPFFKTAPPCLVGIEACGTSHHWARELRRLGHEVRLMPPAYVKPYVKRGKTDANDAEAICEAVTRPTMRFVAIKSEQQQAALALHRTRDLLVKQRTQLVNMIRGLLAEFGIEMARGLHHALDLAARVAQGAAPDVPELAARVITGLAGQIGDLQVRLTALEKELLTWHRTNELSQRLSTIPGVGLISATALAASVTDASRFRSGRQFAASLGLTPLQNSSGGKERMGRISRMGDRYLRRLLVVGMTSLVRRARTRPDSVDPRIAAMLARKPARVVTVAAANRTARVAWSIMARGGVYRAPQGVTA, from the coding sequence ATGGAGATTACAACGATCGGCCTGGATCTCGCCAAGAGCGTTTTTCAGGTTCACGCGGTTGACGCCGAGGGGAAGGTCATCGTCCGCAAAGCTCTTCGACGAGCCCAGGTTCTGCCGTTCTTCAAGACCGCGCCGCCCTGCCTGGTGGGGATCGAGGCCTGCGGCACGTCGCACCATTGGGCGCGCGAGCTGAGGCGGCTCGGCCACGAGGTGCGGCTGATGCCGCCGGCTTACGTGAAACCCTACGTGAAGCGCGGCAAGACCGACGCCAACGACGCCGAGGCGATCTGCGAGGCGGTGACGCGGCCGACGATGCGGTTCGTGGCGATCAAGTCCGAGCAGCAGCAGGCGGCCCTGGCGCTGCACCGGACCCGAGATCTGCTGGTCAAGCAGCGCACCCAGCTGGTCAACATGATCCGCGGCCTCCTGGCTGAGTTTGGGATCGAGATGGCGCGCGGCCTGCATCATGCCCTCGACCTAGCCGCACGGGTTGCTCAAGGCGCTGCGCCGGACGTGCCCGAGCTGGCGGCGCGAGTCATCACCGGCCTGGCGGGCCAGATCGGCGATCTGCAGGTCCGTCTCACGGCGCTGGAGAAGGAGCTGCTGACCTGGCATCGGACAAACGAGCTGTCTCAGCGCCTCAGCACCATCCCTGGCGTCGGCCTGATCTCGGCCACGGCGCTTGCCGCCTCAGTCACCGACGCCAGCCGCTTCCGCTCCGGGCGGCAGTTTGCGGCCTCGCTTGGCCTAACACCGCTGCAGAACTCCAGCGGCGGCAAGGAGCGGATGGGGAGGATCTCACGGATGGGCGATCGATATCTGAGACGCCTGCTGGTCGTCGGCATGACCTCGCTCGTGCGCCGTGCACGAACAAGACCGGACTCGGTCGACCCGCGCATCGCTGCGATGCTGGCGCGCAAACCCGCTCGCGTGGTGACGGTGGCCGCGGCCAATCGCACCGCCCGTGTCGCCTGGTCGATCATGGCCCGCGGCGGCGTCTACCGCGCGCCTCAGGGCGTGACCGCCTGA